Proteins co-encoded in one Acidobacteriota bacterium genomic window:
- the pgi gene encoding glucose-6-phosphate isomerase, translating into MTATKTVSLTERAAWKDLKAHAEQVRGTHLRDLFAQDADRGERLTAEAEGIFLDYSKNRVTDETLKLLVALAKESGLRARTEAMFTGEKINITENRAVLHVALRAPKSEKIFVDGEDVVPGVHEVLDKMAAFADRVRSGEWKGHTGKRIKNVVNIGIGGSDLGPVMAYEALKHYSQRDLTFRFVSNVDGTDFVEAVQDLNPEETLFLVASKTFTTQETMTNAHSARDWSLKKLGDEKAVAKHFVAISTNAKEVAKFGIDTANMFGFWDWVGGRYSMDSAIGLSTMIAIGPERFREMLAGFHAMDVHFRTTPPEKNLPVLLGLLGIWYTEFFDAQTQAVLPYEQYLKRFPAYLQQLTMESNGKHVTLEGTEVNYQTGAIYWGEPGTNGQHSFYQLIHQGTRLIPCDFIGFEKTLNPLGRHHDMLMANVFAQAEALAFGKTAEQVKAEGTPDWLVPHRVFEGNRPSNTILAKELTPAVLGKLIALYEHAVFTQGVIWNIDSFDQWGVELGKVLATKILAELESRDEPKLEHDSSTTNLIKRYRRNK; encoded by the coding sequence ATGACGGCAACAAAGACTGTATCTCTGACCGAACGCGCAGCCTGGAAGGACCTGAAGGCCCATGCAGAGCAGGTTCGCGGCACTCATCTGCGAGACCTTTTCGCGCAGGATGCTGATCGTGGCGAGCGGCTGACGGCGGAGGCGGAGGGGATCTTTCTCGATTACTCGAAGAATCGGGTGACGGACGAGACGCTGAAGCTGCTGGTTGCCCTGGCGAAGGAGTCCGGGCTGCGTGCGCGAACAGAGGCGATGTTCACGGGAGAGAAGATCAATATCACCGAGAACCGCGCTGTGCTGCATGTGGCCCTGCGTGCTCCGAAGTCGGAGAAGATTTTCGTTGACGGTGAAGATGTCGTTCCCGGCGTGCATGAGGTGCTGGATAAGATGGCCGCGTTTGCGGACCGGGTCCGCTCGGGCGAGTGGAAGGGACACACGGGCAAGCGGATCAAAAACGTGGTGAACATCGGGATTGGAGGTTCGGACCTTGGGCCAGTGATGGCATACGAGGCGCTGAAGCACTACTCGCAGCGCGACCTGACGTTCCGCTTTGTCTCCAACGTCGATGGCACGGATTTTGTTGAAGCAGTGCAGGATCTTAATCCTGAAGAGACATTGTTCCTTGTCGCGTCGAAGACGTTTACGACGCAGGAGACGATGACGAATGCGCACTCGGCGCGCGACTGGTCGCTCAAGAAGCTGGGCGATGAGAAGGCGGTGGCGAAGCACTTCGTTGCCATCTCCACCAACGCGAAGGAGGTCGCGAAGTTCGGCATCGACACGGCGAACATGTTCGGCTTCTGGGACTGGGTGGGCGGCCGCTACTCGATGGACTCGGCGATCGGACTTTCGACGATGATTGCGATCGGGCCGGAGCGGTTTCGTGAGATGCTGGCGGGGTTCCACGCGATGGACGTGCACTTTCGCACGACGCCGCCTGAGAAGAACCTGCCGGTGCTGCTGGGGCTGCTGGGAATCTGGTACACGGAGTTCTTCGATGCGCAGACGCAGGCTGTGCTCCCGTACGAACAGTATCTGAAGCGGTTTCCGGCGTACCTGCAGCAGTTGACGATGGAGTCGAACGGCAAGCACGTTACGTTGGAAGGCACGGAGGTGAACTATCAGACTGGAGCGATCTACTGGGGCGAACCGGGCACGAACGGTCAGCACTCGTTCTATCAGCTCATTCACCAGGGAACGCGGCTGATTCCTTGCGACTTCATCGGCTTTGAGAAGACGCTGAATCCATTGGGCCGTCATCACGACATGCTGATGGCGAATGTCTTCGCCCAGGCTGAAGCGCTGGCCTTTGGCAAGACGGCTGAGCAGGTGAAGGCGGAGGGAACTCCCGACTGGCTTGTTCCGCATCGCGTCTTCGAGGGCAACCGCCCTTCGAACACGATCCTGGCGAAGGAGTTGACGCCCGCAGTGCTGGGTAAGTTGATTGCCTTGTATGAGCACGCTGTGTTCACGCAAGGTGTGATCTGGAATATCGACTCGTTCGACCAGTGGGGCGTGGAGTTGGGCAAGGTGCTGGCAACGAAGATCCTGGCTGAGTTGGAGAGCAGGGACGAGCCGAAGCTGGAACATGACTCGTCGACGACAAACCTGATCAAGCGGTATCGCAGGAACAAGTGA
- a CDS encoding helix-turn-helix domain-containing protein → MINASTSDTSALPKAQPSTAAKPTPAASLDVFAGDPNFMTSLARGLVVIQAFTQQNPQMTISQLSVRTGLSRAAVRRCLYTLTKLGFAGAEDGSRYSLRPRMLTLSHTYTASNTLSSAAQPILERMSATLRESFSVATLDGDDIVYVARTTVNRVMAVDLHIGSRLPAYCTSMGRILLAYLPPDQLEAYLTRVALTPFTTRTVTSIEKLRMLLRTTRRNGYALCDQEYEVGLRSLAVPVLAPNGRAVATINLSGSAPRLSTLEMQTRFLPYLRNAANELAVFLR, encoded by the coding sequence ATGATTAACGCTTCTACTTCGGATACCTCAGCCCTGCCAAAGGCACAGCCCTCCACGGCAGCGAAACCCACTCCAGCCGCCTCGCTCGACGTTTTTGCCGGCGATCCCAATTTCATGACCTCGCTTGCTCGAGGCCTGGTCGTCATCCAGGCGTTTACCCAGCAGAACCCGCAGATGACGATCTCGCAGCTCAGTGTACGCACTGGCCTTTCCCGCGCTGCCGTTCGTCGCTGTCTTTACACGCTCACCAAGCTCGGCTTTGCCGGTGCAGAGGACGGCTCGCGTTACTCCCTCCGGCCGCGGATGCTCACGCTCTCGCACACCTACACCGCATCGAACACTCTCTCTTCGGCAGCGCAGCCCATCCTCGAACGGATGTCCGCGACGCTGCGCGAGTCCTTCTCCGTTGCTACCCTCGATGGCGACGATATCGTCTACGTCGCGCGTACCACTGTCAATCGCGTTATGGCGGTCGATCTCCACATCGGAAGCCGCCTGCCCGCCTACTGCACCAGCATGGGCCGCATCCTGCTCGCCTATCTGCCGCCCGACCAGCTTGAGGCCTACCTCACCCGCGTCGCTCTTACTCCATTCACCACCCGCACCGTTACCTCAATCGAGAAGCTCCGCATGCTCCTTCGCACGACGCGCCGTAACGGCTATGCTCTCTGCGATCAGGAGTACGAGGTGGGCCTGCGCTCCCTTGCGGTCCCCGTGCTTGCGCCCAATGGACGCGCTGTAGCCACTATTAACCTCAGCGGCAGCGCGCCACGACTCTCCACCCTTGAGATGCAGACGCGGTTCCTGCCCTATCTGCGGAATGCAGCCAACGAACTCGCCGTCTTCCTTCGCTAG
- a CDS encoding class I mannose-6-phosphate isomerase, with amino-acid sequence MSVAPFRLKPWFSERPWGRKSLKPWYSETGTKELVGEAWLTGPQCVVEEGELEGKTLESLTDALGGEFPLLVKLLFPNEKLSVQVHPDDGQAQAAGGVRGKTECWYVLEAEPGATVMLGLKPGVDAGMLAASVADNTMESLVEKVPVSVGDMLFVDAGTVHAIEPGVVLLETQQTSDITYRLYDYGRPRELHLEQGLKVIRRKTDAGKVAPREMDGFTRLIEKKYFTVDRFDLDKAEERLIVMTGPGCLVGLKGTVAVITPGEEVELEPGKAVVIPAGVGQVIVEAEGDAAFVRCVAPPQAG; translated from the coding sequence ATGAGTGTTGCGCCATTTCGTTTGAAGCCATGGTTTAGTGAGAGACCGTGGGGAAGGAAGAGCCTGAAGCCGTGGTACTCCGAGACCGGAACGAAGGAGCTGGTGGGGGAGGCGTGGCTGACCGGGCCGCAGTGCGTTGTGGAAGAGGGCGAGCTGGAAGGGAAGACGCTGGAGTCGCTGACTGACGCTCTTGGTGGCGAGTTTCCACTGCTGGTGAAGCTGCTGTTTCCGAACGAGAAGCTTTCGGTGCAGGTGCATCCCGACGATGGGCAGGCGCAGGCTGCTGGTGGAGTCCGCGGCAAGACGGAGTGCTGGTATGTTCTAGAGGCAGAGCCGGGCGCGACGGTGATGCTCGGGCTGAAGCCGGGCGTGGATGCCGGGATGCTGGCGGCTTCTGTTGCCGATAACACGATGGAATCGCTGGTGGAGAAGGTTCCGGTATCGGTGGGCGACATGTTGTTTGTGGATGCCGGTACCGTGCACGCGATCGAGCCCGGCGTGGTGCTGCTGGAGACGCAGCAGACGAGCGACATCACGTACCGGCTGTATGATTACGGCCGTCCGCGCGAGCTGCACCTGGAGCAGGGGCTGAAGGTGATTCGTCGGAAAACGGATGCAGGCAAGGTTGCTCCGAGGGAGATGGACGGATTTACGCGGCTGATCGAGAAGAAGTACTTCACGGTTGACCGCTTCGATCTCGATAAAGCCGAGGAGCGTTTGATTGTGATGACAGGGCCGGGATGCCTGGTGGGGCTGAAGGGCACGGTCGCAGTGATTACGCCGGGCGAAGAGGTAGAGCTTGAACCAGGCAAAGCGGTTGTGATTCCGGCAGGGGTCGGTCAGGTGATTGTCGAGGCTGAGGGTGATGCCGCTTTTGTGCGGTGTGTGGCGCCTCCACAGGCAGGATAG